A section of the Drosophila sechellia strain sech25 chromosome 3L, ASM438219v1, whole genome shotgun sequence genome encodes:
- the LOC6610200 gene encoding UDP-glucose 4-epimerase, with the protein MAPPTVLVTGGAGYIGSHTVLEMLNAGYNVICVDNLCNAYSSGAKLPEALSRVQEITGKKVNFYRVDITDREQVRSVFQEHKIDMVAHFAALKAVGESCRIPLQYYHNNMTGTNVLLEAMADNNVFKFVYSSSATVYGEPKFLPVTEEHPTGNCTSPYGKTKYFTEEILKDLCKSDKRWAVVSLRYFNPVGAHISGRIGEDPNGEPNNLMPYIAQVAVGRRPSLSVYGSDFPTHDGTGVRDYIHIVDLAEGHVKALDKLRNIAETGFFAYNLGTGVGYSVLDMVKAFEKASGKKVNYTLVDRRSGDVATCYADASLADQKLGWKAERGIDKMCEDTWRWQSQNPNGYANK; encoded by the exons ATGGCCCCACCCACGGTTCTGGTCACCGGAGGAGCCGGCTACATTGGCTCCCACACGGTTCTGGAGATGCTCAATGCGGGCTACAACGTCATCTGCGTGGACAACCTGTGCAATGCCTACAGCAGCGGGGCCAAGCTGCCGGAGGCCCTCAGCCGGGTGCAGGAAATCACCGGCAAGAAGGTCAACTTCTATAGAGTGGACATCACGGACAGGGAGCAGGTGCGCTCCGTCTTCCAGGAG CACAAAATCGACATGGTGGCCCACTTTGCCGCCCTGAAGGCCGTGGGCGAGTCCTGCCGCATCCCTCTGCAGTACTACCACAACAACATGACCGGCACCAATGTCCTGCTGGAGGCGATGGCCGACAACAATGTCTTCAAGTTCGTGTACAGCTCCAGCGCGACCGTCTACGGCGAGCCAAAGTTCTTGCCTGTGACCGAGGAGCATCCCACGGGCAACTGCACATCGCCCTACGGCAAGACCAAATATTTCACCGAGGAGATTCTCAAGGATCTGTGCAAGTCTGACAAG CGTTGGGCAGTGGTTTCGCTGCGGTACTTTAACCCGGTGGGTGCCCACATCAGTGGACGGATTGGCGAGGATCCGAACGGCGAGCCCAACAACCTGATGCCCTACATCGCACAGGTGGCCGTGGGTCGACGTCCCAGCCTAAGTGTTTACGGCAGCGACTTTCCCACGCACGACGGCACCGGGGTGCGCGATTACATCCACATCGTGGACCTGGCCGAGGGCCACGTGAAGGCGCTGGACAAGCTGCGCAACATCGCGGAGACGGGCTTCTTCGCCTACAATTTGGGCACCGGCGTGGGCTACTCGGTGCTGGACATGGTGAAGGCGTTTGAGAAGGCCTCCGGCAAGAAGGTCAACTACACGTTGGTGGACCGACGGTCCGGGGATGTGGCCACTTGCTATGCGGACGCCAGTTTGGCGGATCAGAAGCTGGGCTGGAAGGCCGAGCGTGGCATCGACAAGATGTGCGAGGACACGTGGCGCTGGCAGAGCCAGAACCCCAACGGGTATGCCAACAAGTAG